The genomic stretch AAACTAATTTATTATAGTACTTTAATCAAAACATTATACACgtgtttatttaattaataaatttacaagcttataataacaataatgtgCTCACAAGATTAGTAAAAACGTTCTCTTATTTTTAAAACACTTGATTCATAATCCGTTCAATTTTATGCAATATCAACAATATTCAAAATATAACGATTCGTATATTTTATATGTCGAATAATCTCGTACATTGCAAGGAACTATACATAATACATCGTTGTTGTAACGATTTACGTTAAACGTGTTTCTTCCATAGCGCCATCTCTGAAATAGTTCCTAGTATGAATTATTATCTAGGTTAGCAAAtaagtataaattttcttttgtaaAGATAATTCACCCTtgcaaaaaagaaataaaggtcTTAGATAACATTTTCAAGCAGACTTGAGTgagtggaaaaataaaaataattcaaacTGTGTGACACtaattttttacgtattttataatatttccatttctttcTAGCAATTTCAAGATATTTctctttatataaatttatacaatACTAAATACTAATTATTTTCACAAATATCATTTTAGATATACGAAACaagattcttttcatttttaaccAGCACGCACCTTTAATCCAAAaactcaaattattttacatatatatcgtttataaattttcgaacatttataaaaatttgtatctatatttatttaattatacttatttaaatgtattttataagGTTTGAAATTCTTTATATATCAGTTGAAagtagaaaattaaatatattttataaaactttATTATTGTTGtaagatttaataaaaattactaaattgatacgaaatttgtttaatatcttgaaaattaatGTACGTAATGGTAAGTACTAATtgatagaatattaaaaatgatataaataatataaattatttcacgatttaaattattattaaattatttcaaaatcaatttgGCAAGAAGAGTTCGTAATTGTTTAACTTTCACGATTATATTTTCCTTATGTACAACTTgatatataatttctttttaacgaatttttataCGAGGGCagtacaattatttaaacgatATTCAATATAACTTAAATgcgaatgaaatatttatttataaaactaACATTTAAATTTATAGAATATAATAAacttaaaattaataaactaaCTCTTGTGTATAGAAATAAAGCATACTTAATATTAAACACTATATGTAACAAGATTATATACCGTATATAAGCACTATATCTAATTGAAACAGTTTTTCCAATGATATGTATAATAGagtttattgaaaaattaatttcaatatttatttaaaaacggaAGATAATCAGATTTGTAACAATTGTAAATaactaatgaaaaagttgtttatCTAATAATGCAATTCATGTGTATATGAAGAAATAATGGTGTTATAGTTGATGTAAAATTTGACAATTAAACGTAAGAATTAAGAATAAATACGTTTATCTtctagtaataataatttatcatGATGTAAACGAATTGAGAAAATATTAACTTAGAGCTGCCGACAAAGGTTTTAAAAGCATTATATGTGTTGCGTGTAACCTATTTTGTAGTTTAATTCATCGAAAGTGAATACgatattaaacatttaatttaatGGTTATTGTTCACTTTTATTCTTTCTAGTTCAGTATTATATTATGATTACATTTAATTTCTGCTTATTTTATTATCTTATTATTTCCGTGATAcacattatttgtaataataaattaatatatgaaGTACATATTACTTTCaagaatttatatataaaaaaagaaaaagattctTTTATTTAATATCCATAGTGTATTTTACTTTATATCCGTGTAGTTTAatattgttatacatatttcatttttatattttattcttgcACAAAAGTTTTAAgtactacatttttattattttgataaaaatttatacaaatttgtttattACAGATCGTGAACTGAAGTAAAGCGGTAATTGAAGCAAAATGAAGTTTGCGGAACATTTATCTGCTCACATTACACCAGAATGGCGTAAACAATATATTAGCTATGAGGTAAAATATAATCTTTACATTAAAATCTTGATTTTAGTAATCAAGTATGATATTAGTATGATTTTAGTAATAGTAATttagtaatagtaataattaCTAAAATCTTTAGTAATAGAAACATACATTAAAAGCTATAGTATCAGTAAACTAGTAGTTAAAATTATTTCTTTGGATTAATAGGAAATGAAAGCAATGCTGTATACTGCTGTAGAAGAAGCTCCTTCAGATGAAAGTGTTGAACCAGAAGTGATATCTCGACATTTTGCTTCTTTTGATGAagtattttttacattttgtgATCGtgaattaaagaaaattaatactTTTTATTCTGGTAAGAAAGTTTTCTTAAAATTACGTACACATTAATTGagtcaaataaatagaaatttataatcgtatatattaataataaaacactTGATCTTTATATAacacttatttaatatttgtataaaatttgatcttttatatttagaaaaattagcTGAAGCTACACGTAAATATGCAGCACTTCAAAGTGAATTGAAAACAGCGTTAGAATTACAGCATGGTGGAGGTAAAAATAAGGGAAAAGTGAATGTTAAACCTCATTTACCAACAAGGAAGCTTAGAGAGTTGAAACTTGCATTCTCTGAATTTTATTTGTCTCTTATACTTCTTCAGAATTATCAAAATCTTAATTACACTGGTTTccgaaaaattcttaaaaaacaTGACAAGGTATGTAAAAAGAAAAAGTCTGTTTATCATTGCTTTGATTAATACTTAATTATTCTTGTATTTCTTTAGGTTTACATATTgatttaaataatgaaaaaataaggaaagaattaataattttttaaaaccccTTACCCTATTAAATACAAGTAAAAAAATCAGCATACCTCACACATTGTAGCAATTCATATCTGTTATATGTCTAATATtatccttatttttattttcagttatTGTCTGTAGATAGTGGATCAAAATGGAGAGTAGAATGCGTAGAAACTGCACACTTTTATACATCAAAAGATATAGACAAACTCATACAAGATACAGAAACTACCGTGACAAATGATTTGGAAGGTGGAGATAGACAACGTGCTATGAAACGTTTACGTGTTCCACCTTTAGGAGAGCATCAAAGTCCATGGACTACATTTAAAGTTGGATTATTTTCTGGTAgttttattgtattatttgtCGCAGTTGTACTTTCAGGTAATAACAAAAGTTATGTAACAGATAAAATAAGTATAACTTATCATTATATTTCcatttccattttttattttatttctagcAATATTTCATGATGGTggagaaaacttaaaaattgcatttagaTTATATCGTGGACCTCTacttattatacaatttttattccttaTTGGTGTGAATGTTTATGGATGGCGATCATCCGGTGTTAATCacgtattaatatttgaattggATCCGCGAAATCACTTGTCTGAACAACATCTCATGGAACTAGCTGCTGTTCTTGGTGTTATATGGACTCTTAGTTTATTAAGTTTTTTGTACAGTGCCAGTTTAAGCATTCCACCATATGTCAATCCATTAGTTTTAGTATGTATTATGCTAGCATTTCTTCTGAATCCGTTAAAAATGTTCCGTCATGAGGCACGATTTTggctattaaaaattattgtaagtATATTATATCATGTTAACAtacataatatattattatcataatATATAGATAGATAAATAGCATAAgttcatataaaaataaataaaatatttattttcagggAAGAGTTTTAATATCACCATTTGCATATGTAAATTTTGCTGATTTTTGGTTGGCAGATCAATTGAACAGTATGGCTACAGCACTGTTAGATTTCCATTTTTTAACATGTTTTTACATTACCAATGGAAATTGGTTAGATGCAGAAGATACTACCCAATGTATGTCTGGATCTTTAATTGTTAGACCTATCGTTAATTGTTTACCTGCATGGTTTCGTTTTGCACAATGTATTCGACGATACCGGGATTCTAAAGAGGCATTTCCCCATTTGGCTAATGCTGGAAAATATTCGACTACATTCCTTGTTGTAATATCTAATACTATGTGCGCCTATCGTGCTGGTaagatacaaacaattttttaatatgatCGATATTATTATTGATTAATATGGGGATAAAACAATATTAACTTCAGCGGAGTATCAAAGTCGTTGGGAAAATCCATGGCTGTGGTTTTGGATCATCAGTTGCCTTGTCAATTCGATCTATTCAATAACTTGGGATTTGAAAATGGATTGGGGACTTTTAGATAGCAATGCtggtgaaaacaaatttttacgtGAAGAAGTAGTGTATTCAGCAGCAGTacgtaaataaaaataaatttccttttcttctttatgtaggaaaaaatattaattaatttattttatattttttccaggATTTTATTATTTCGCTATAATTGAGGATTTTATTTTGAGATTCGCCTGGATTGCAAGTTTTGGCCTCATTGAATGCGGATATGTGTCTAGTGATTTAATGACATCTGTAGTAGCTCCGCTTGAGGTTTTTAggtaaattttcaattgttttattAACATACTTAAATTTCAGTAAGTGtttaaattagtaattattatatgaaaatttatttattttaaggcGGTTCGTTTGGAATTTCTTTCGATTAGAGAATGAACATTTAAATAACTGTGGTAAATTCCGTGCAGTTCGCGATATATCGATAGCACCGATAGAAAGTTCTGATCAAACACAGATTTTGCGTATGATGGATGAAGAAAATGGTGTACTTAATAGAGGGAAACGTAAAGTTGGTGGGTAAACGGCAAACCAATACCAAAGAAGATAAGCGTGCGTTGCTTAAAGAAGAAACAATTGATATAGATATATCGAATGCTAGCTGAAAATAGTTCAGTTGTTTTGCTGCTGACAGCTATTTGAGGCAATATTATTCCAAAttcattgcaatttttataaagatctATTAGTTTATTAGAGCTATTGCAAGTCAAACTTTATGAGTGAACAacatttcaaaattgaagactGTAAGGCAAAATTAAACAAGTGCCTTGTACAGTCTCTTCAAAAGTACTTTTTGTTAAAGtgcaaatttaataattaagtaCTATGAGACTTACCACAGTGTCTTCCATAGAACTATTTTGGCACTTAGTGCATAACTTATTACTAATAAactggtttgaaaaatgtagaTATATGCTTTCAATTACCTTAGTAATATCTGGAAATCATTTTAAACATATGATCGTTGACTTGTCTAAATAATaagatttaaattacttttataatGCTTCTAATTAGTATTCAGTTGATAAACATTGTCAAAGAAAGGCAGACTACTTTATTAGTGATATGTTATGTGTTaataatgtatatatttattaagtaTTATAGTCTTCAATTTTGGTTAATGAATACATAgtttcatatttaaaaaatgtataaagtgTAACATAGAAAATTGCAGTTATATATAGCTATGAGTTATCTTCGACAAAGTTATCACTTTACACATGCATTTGTTCTTGTTCACGCAGCAGCAAGCAATAGTTTATCTATAATTAGTATTATAATTTTAAGCAATGGAAACCTGCTCATTATTTCTTAATATctatatttactattttcaaACATGAAAGATGGTGAATCGTTAGTTAGTGAAAAATATAGTGCGCAATTTATTTTATGAagcaattatatttatttaaattaatttcatttaaaattgattggactataatatttttaatattacttAAGCGctacttttaataataatttgattttgtaataaaagaccgattttcttttacatgctAATATATGCATTTCTAAAAAAGCTGTTGTAACGTGTACAATAAGAAGCAAAAGAGCTTATGCATAGTAAATGCAATAGAAATTAAATCTCACATATTATGATCTTGTTCAAATAAATACAGAAAGATaataagtaaatttcaaatttttagttaGATAACAAGTACTTAATATTACATATatcgaatttttataaagatatttatacatttatattctgAAAAGTTAaaagtacttgaatatattaaaaaatttgttttaaacttttttaatattggcaaGAGTAATAATAAcagtatatttaatataaattattaatagcaATAAAATTTTGTGCTTTGTATGTCTCGTTTAAAACAATTGGATAAGTCACAAGTTACTGtccttttatatatttaatataaaatgtaaattactcagcgaaagaaaaagaaatacttTATATCCTATAAAAAAAAAGGTAACGAATGCtgaagatttaattttatttgctTATTGCAAATTTAAAAAAGTTGATCTTTTACCATTGCTTTATATGTCAATTACGATAATACATGGCTAAGTATAGCGTTAATGTATTAATGTATTAAGTATTCCAATGATTGTGATGGTTTCACAtgtatttttctatattttgtTATAGAAATAATAGTGATAATGATAGTGAACAAACCTTATTcctattgaaaaaaaaaatgccacctatttttatattttgtatacgAGATATATGCTAGATGTATATCTTTTTCGAAAGACGCGCAATATATTCCACATGTGATTATGTGTAATTGTACGTAGATTGTAGTGAATTAAGTATGTAAATATACCTGCACATAAGGTACTTACATTTCATTAATAAAGTACTGAGTATTAAAAGACGAATATGTTGAATTTCGTGTTTCTTTTATTTCCCAATAATATCACcgttaaatacaaattttaaaatgtctattcagtaatacttttagaatttcctttttttttaaacgtatCCATGGTAGAAATTGCTTTATTACCTTCACTTTttgaaatttgtgaatttttctaaaatcgcgCTAATTACTAAAGAAATCTAACTGTTCGTCGTCGACATGGACAGAATAACAGGAAAATATATAAATGGTAGAATGATATTTTGGATTAGGTATTTTAAGAACCAGAAAGAAACGCTTATTACGATTTATGACAGGAAAATATAACCAACTTTTAGAGTCGTCCGAAATTGTAACATCCAAaagtatgaacagaattattaatttctataattctCGCAAAATAAGGATTGACGTCGTATAGTAAAATCATCTTTATGTTTATATAAGAAAGCTGTTAGTTCTACTTTAAATTATATTGGAATACACCACAATGTAAATAACCTAACTGTACAGAAATTATATATACTCTCCAATCGCCCGAAAGTCCACGGACATTTACGAACTTTACCGATTGCCTTCGCTAATGTAGGATTGAATGAAATTCAGTGTGATTAGGTGGCCGATTTCAAGCTTCTTGCTCGAACTCTGAATTTCGACTTTGTTCTTGACTCTCTACGACAAACACTGGTTTTTACATTAACTCGACGACAAACGGATACTCCTCTGCCCGCGCTCTTACATCCTTATTTAAACCACACAATCCGTTTTCTTCCATTCTTATGTCCTCTTCTTCAATCGTGCTTTCGATCACGGTATTCTAACATTTAGCCGCATTCCTAGAAATTCGACACCGTCATAAATACACGGTTGATTCGATCCTATTGTGCATTGATCCTACAGTCACTATAATTTCAAACACAGTCGATATTCATCCAGGGCCGCATTTATTCGAATCCTACATTCGGCCATCTTTTTATCTGACATTTGGCGATGTATTCGTTACATTATCGCAATCAGATGAATTCATTCACGCTCTAATATACTGTGCTGGATCACATTATTGCTACAGTATGATTTTCTGATTCAAATCCTTATAATTATGAAACAAATTGacgaagaagaaaatttgtttgacacgtgtatttatttattattctagttTATTATTTGAGAGAAACTGACatacgaaataataataaaaacatgTTTATCGAACGTTTTAAGATTGGACAAAAGTATTGGCACAAACGATTAAAAGTATCTAGGAATTAAACATTAATATTTCGTTGGTCGTTCTTtctttgtaataatttttttcgaTCGTTTCGGTATTGAAGTCGCTAATTTTCGTGTAAAAGCCGGTTCTATATTGTTCTATTCTTGCAAAATAACGTCCTTGATTGGCGTTTTGGGACCAAGGGCGTTCCCTTGGTCTTCGTATGGAACATCTTGAAGGGaggaaaagtaaaaaaataaattacacgaTGTCACCCGAGCGCGGTGACCGGAGAATTTTCCGTTTGTGGGGCCAATC from Lasioglossum baleicum unplaced genomic scaffold, iyLasBale1 scaffold2464, whole genome shotgun sequence encodes the following:
- the LOC143221480 gene encoding solute carrier family 53 member 1-like encodes the protein MKFAEHLSAHITPEWRKQYISYEEMKAMLYTAVEEAPSDESVEPEVISRHFASFDEVFFTFCDRELKKINTFYSEKLAEATRKYAALQSELKTALELQHGGGKNKGKVNVKPHLPTRKLRELKLAFSEFYLSLILLQNYQNLNYTGFRKILKKHDKLLSVDSGSKWRVECVETAHFYTSKDIDKLIQDTETTVTNDLEGGDRQRAMKRLRVPPLGEHQSPWTTFKVGLFSGSFIVLFVAVVLSAIFHDGGENLKIAFRLYRGPLLIIQFLFLIGVNVYGWRSSGVNHVLIFELDPRNHLSEQHLMELAAVLGVIWTLSLLSFLYSASLSIPPYVNPLVLVCIMLAFLLNPLKMFRHEARFWLLKIIGRVLISPFAYVNFADFWLADQLNSMATALLDFHFLTCFYITNGNWLDAEDTTQCMSGSLIVRPIVNCLPAWFRFAQCIRRYRDSKEAFPHLANAGKYSTTFLVVISNTMCAYRAAEYQSRWENPWLWFWIISCLVNSIYSITWDLKMDWGLLDSNAGENKFLREEVVYSAAVRFYYFAIIEDFILRFAWIASFGLIECGYVSSDLMTSVVAPLEVFRRFVWNFFRLENEHLNNCGKFRAVRDISIAPIESSDQTQILRMMDEENGVLNRGKRKVGG